From Gaiellales bacterium, one genomic window encodes:
- a CDS encoding HAD-IA family hydrolase yields MTRYRAVLFDAFGTLIRLDRPSERLIRAVHDRFGRKVSPGDARAAVRAEIEHYAAHCGSARDERTVSELRLQCAALLAARLGLELTAGQSLALLDDAIVLRPYPDAARALDGVRRAGLAAAVVSNGDWSLGETLRGAALTVDAVVDSATARAAKPDPAIFLRALDLLGVGASEALHVGDSDETDGAGAAAAGIDVVILDRSPTPRPGTIGSLDDLAGRLL; encoded by the coding sequence ATGACGCGCTACCGGGCGGTGCTGTTCGACGCCTTCGGCACGCTGATCCGGCTCGACCGCCCGTCGGAGCGGCTGATCCGGGCGGTCCACGACCGGTTCGGCCGCAAGGTGTCGCCCGGGGACGCACGGGCGGCCGTGCGTGCAGAAATCGAGCACTACGCCGCCCACTGCGGGTCGGCCCGCGACGAGCGCACGGTCTCCGAGCTGCGCTTGCAGTGCGCCGCGCTGTTGGCCGCCCGTCTCGGCCTCGAGCTCACCGCCGGTCAGTCGCTCGCCCTGCTCGACGACGCGATCGTGCTGCGCCCCTACCCGGACGCCGCGCGCGCGCTGGACGGCGTGCGCCGCGCCGGGCTGGCGGCGGCGGTCGTGTCCAATGGCGACTGGTCGCTCGGTGAGACGCTTCGCGGCGCCGCCCTGACGGTCGACGCGGTGGTCGACTCGGCCACCGCCCGCGCCGCGAAGCCGGATCCGGCGATCTTCCTCCGGGCCCTCGACCTGCTGGGCGTCGGCGCCTCCGAGGCGCTGCACGTAGGCGACTCCGACGAGACCGACGGGGCGGGGGCGGCCGCCGCAGGCATCGACGTGGTCATCCTCGACCGGAGCCCAACGCCCAGGCCGGGGACGATCGGCTCGCTGGACGACCTCGCGGGGCGGCTCCTGTGA
- a CDS encoding CPBP family intramembrane glutamic endopeptidase: protein MNERDGPRISPLWLIAPALLIVSNVVLLNTASTTSTRNGVYRPSVVAGALVSAAVFGGYALVAARASRVPVREALALRRPRPRSRPGLLVAGAVVGISAVSLALEPFLHGDRDQGLTPTRGPHGGEWATLAAALVVLGVVVPLCEELLFRGLGFAALGRYAVPGSAIGFALAHGLLALIVPVLVAGIVLAELRRRTASLWPVVATHATINLVGIVLALLTV, encoded by the coding sequence GTGAACGAGCGGGACGGCCCGCGCATCTCGCCGCTCTGGCTGATCGCACCCGCGCTGCTGATCGTCTCGAACGTCGTCCTCCTGAACACCGCGTCCACCACGTCGACGCGCAACGGCGTGTACCGGCCCTCGGTGGTCGCGGGCGCGCTCGTGTCCGCGGCGGTGTTCGGCGGCTATGCCCTAGTGGCCGCGCGCGCGTCCCGGGTGCCCGTGCGCGAGGCGCTCGCGCTTCGCCGGCCCCGCCCGAGGTCGCGGCCGGGGCTGCTCGTGGCCGGGGCGGTCGTCGGCATCTCGGCCGTCAGCCTGGCTCTGGAGCCGTTTCTCCACGGCGACCGCGACCAGGGCCTGACGCCCACCCGCGGACCGCACGGCGGTGAGTGGGCAACGCTCGCGGCGGCGCTGGTCGTGCTCGGCGTGGTCGTGCCGCTCTGCGAGGAGCTGCTCTTCCGCGGGCTGGGATTCGCGGCACTCGGGCGCTATGCCGTGCCCGGCAGCGCCATCGGCTTCGCGCTCGCGCACGGACTGCTGGCCCTGATCGTCCCCGTCCTCGTCGCCGGGATCGTCCTCGCCGAGCTGCGGCGGCGGACGGCGTCGCTCTGGCCAGTCGTCGCAACGCATGCGACGATCAACCTGGTCGGCATCGTGCTCGCGCTCCTCACCGTGTGA
- a CDS encoding chorismate mutase has protein sequence MDPSADPTVAEFRDRIGAVDADILNAVNRRVELVSQLHAHKRAHGYPMIDADRERRLIASLAEANPGPLSNERLAELYRLLLEICTGEAARLAGQV, from the coding sequence ATGGACCCGTCCGCCGATCCCACCGTCGCCGAGTTCCGCGATCGCATCGGCGCGGTCGACGCCGACATCCTGAACGCGGTGAACCGCCGGGTGGAGCTGGTCTCCCAGCTGCACGCCCACAAGCGGGCGCACGGCTATCCGATGATCGACGCCGACCGCGAACGCCGCCTGATCGCGTCGCTGGCAGAGGCGAACCCAGGCCCACTCTCGAACGAGCGGCTGGCGGAGCTGTACCGCCTGCTGCTCGAGATCTGCACCGGAGAGGCCGCGCGCCTGGCCGGGCAGGTCTGA
- a CDS encoding ABC transporter ATP-binding protein, with protein sequence MRTQEDIVTTPVEPPAADVVVAAHDVTRIYGEGDALVHALRGIDLDIPRGQFTAVMGPSGSGKSTLMHILAGLDRPTSGSVRIEGEEITAMGDQELTLLRRRHIGFIFQFFNLLPMLTAEENIVLPLRISGRSVEREWIDEVIGKVGLADRRTHRPAQLSGGQQQRVAIARGLVSRPTVMFADEPTGNLDSTTSEEILNLIREAVESYGQTTLMVTHDARASAMADRIVFLADGLIVRDQGRASAQDVLAAMAEVAGA encoded by the coding sequence ATGCGAACCCAGGAGGACATCGTGACCACGCCCGTCGAACCGCCCGCGGCAGACGTGGTCGTCGCCGCACATGACGTCACCCGCATCTACGGCGAGGGCGACGCCCTCGTCCACGCCCTTCGCGGCATCGACCTCGACATCCCGCGCGGCCAGTTCACCGCCGTGATGGGCCCGTCCGGCTCCGGCAAGTCGACGCTCATGCACATCCTCGCCGGCCTCGACCGCCCGACATCCGGCAGCGTCCGGATCGAGGGCGAGGAGATCACCGCGATGGGCGACCAGGAGCTGACGCTCCTGCGCCGGCGGCACATCGGGTTCATCTTCCAGTTCTTCAACCTGCTGCCCATGCTCACCGCAGAGGAGAACATCGTGCTGCCGCTGCGCATCTCCGGGCGGTCGGTGGAGCGGGAATGGATCGACGAGGTGATCGGCAAGGTCGGCCTCGCCGACCGGCGCACCCACCGCCCGGCGCAGCTCTCGGGCGGCCAGCAGCAGCGGGTCGCCATCGCGCGCGGCCTCGTCTCCCGGCCGACGGTCATGTTCGCCGACGAGCCGACCGGCAACCTCGACTCGACCACGAGCGAGGAGATCCTGAACCTGATCCGCGAGGCGGTCGAGTCCTACGGGCAGACGACGCTCATGGTCACGCACGACGCGCGGGCGTCCGCCATGGCTGACCGCATCGTGTTTCTGGCCGACGGCCTGATCGTGCGCGACCAGGGCCGCGCCAGCGCGCAGGACGTGCTCGCGGCGATGGCCGAGGTGGCCGGGGCATGA
- a CDS encoding FtsX-like permease family protein, with product MIGVALRGLLGRKTRAVLTAISIVLGTAMITGTFIVRDQITGAFQEILGNELSKTDVLLSKQTAFTSDQGAQAGPLPASLIGQVARVPGVAKAEGQVQALGALVVKGSYAGSKTGAPSFVLSALSSTFDPYRYSQGHEPQASGQVVVNSKLADDEHLRIGQHVQLATAVGLRPVTIVGVFKLGTASTIGGATIVGTTFDDAQQWFDRVGRTSTISVKADPGVSPTQLKRRLIAAVPHDVKVQTGPEAAAEQAQQTSSGITDFLTPLLLAFAGATVFAGAFIIFNTFAITVAQRTREFAMLRTIGASRRQVLRSVLLEALLIGLLASVSGIVAGIGFAKLLDVAFDAVGFGLPTAPIHLGLLTVALPLAVGTTVAILAAIGPAFRATRVPPIAALREGAELPPSALARHATVISSALGLVGLGSIVDGVFNKGSVVHAVSGLGSTASILISMAGGAIFCFLAVAILSSHIVQPLAQVIGAPLAFLIRIGDAVGAVVQRIPYIGHGWYLVRRTVSYLLALLLFLLLGGMVAGVLSLVAKPLGLVAGVIALVIAIVAVARIWRRSETEWPPEQPSPLTSQLARENTARNPGRTAVTSSSLMIGVALVVFVAVFVNGFKDSFLGALDNSVSSDLIIQSNSFSAIPKEAVPALQAVPQVETATGVQFTEARINNGGTDTVNGIDPGDINQVYRFNWQKGSDAVLGRFQGNKALVEEQFAKSHNLDIGSRFRLTSIEGTKLTLTVAGQYKDPNLMPGVTIPADTFDTWTTNNDPALILATFRPDVSTADGKAAAKQALRQFPVAEVRTNAEYKSNIQDQVNGFLYFLYVLLAMIGIISLVGIINTLALSVFERTREIGMLRAVGTTRRQLRRTVRYESVITSVIGGLLGVAVGLVFGWILTKGLSDQGIKFSVPVSFIIVVLIVAALAGVVAAIMPARRAARLDVLEALQYE from the coding sequence ATGATCGGCGTCGCCCTCCGCGGGCTCCTCGGCCGCAAGACGCGCGCGGTGCTGACGGCCATCTCGATCGTGCTGGGCACGGCGATGATCACCGGGACGTTCATCGTGCGCGACCAGATCACGGGCGCGTTCCAGGAGATCCTCGGCAACGAGCTCTCGAAGACGGACGTCCTGCTCTCGAAGCAGACCGCGTTCACCAGCGACCAGGGCGCCCAGGCCGGCCCGCTGCCGGCCTCGCTGATCGGTCAGGTTGCGAGGGTGCCGGGCGTGGCCAAGGCCGAGGGCCAGGTTCAGGCGCTGGGCGCGCTGGTCGTCAAGGGCTCGTACGCCGGCTCCAAGACGGGCGCACCCAGCTTCGTGCTGTCGGCGCTCTCGAGCACCTTCGATCCCTACAGGTACTCGCAGGGACACGAGCCGCAGGCCTCGGGGCAGGTCGTGGTCAACTCCAAGCTGGCCGACGACGAGCACCTGCGCATCGGACAGCACGTCCAGCTGGCGACGGCCGTGGGTCTGCGACCCGTGACCATCGTGGGCGTGTTCAAGCTCGGCACGGCCTCCACGATCGGCGGCGCGACGATCGTCGGCACGACCTTCGACGACGCCCAGCAGTGGTTCGACCGGGTCGGGCGCACGTCGACGATCTCGGTCAAGGCCGACCCGGGCGTCAGCCCGACGCAGCTGAAGCGGCGGCTGATCGCCGCCGTGCCGCACGACGTCAAGGTGCAGACCGGGCCCGAGGCGGCCGCCGAGCAGGCACAGCAGACCTCGAGCGGCATCACCGACTTCCTGACGCCGCTGCTGCTCGCCTTCGCCGGCGCCACCGTCTTTGCCGGTGCCTTCATCATCTTCAATACGTTTGCGATCACGGTCGCGCAGCGCACGCGTGAGTTCGCGATGCTGCGGACGATCGGCGCGAGCCGGCGCCAGGTGCTGCGCTCCGTGCTGCTCGAGGCGCTCCTGATCGGGCTGCTTGCGTCGGTGTCCGGGATCGTTGCCGGAATCGGGTTCGCCAAGCTGCTGGACGTGGCATTCGACGCGGTCGGGTTCGGCCTGCCGACGGCGCCGATCCACCTCGGCCTGCTCACCGTCGCGCTCCCGCTCGCCGTCGGCACCACGGTCGCGATCCTCGCCGCGATCGGGCCGGCGTTCCGCGCAACCCGGGTGCCGCCGATCGCAGCGCTGCGGGAGGGAGCGGAGCTGCCGCCGTCGGCGCTCGCCCGTCACGCGACCGTCATCTCCTCGGCGCTCGGCCTGGTGGGCCTGGGCAGCATCGTCGACGGCGTCTTCAACAAGGGCAGCGTGGTGCACGCGGTGTCCGGCCTCGGCTCGACGGCGAGCATCCTGATCAGCATGGCGGGCGGCGCGATCTTCTGCTTCCTCGCCGTCGCGATCCTCTCGTCCCACATCGTCCAGCCGCTGGCACAGGTGATCGGCGCGCCGCTGGCCTTCCTGATCCGCATCGGCGACGCGGTCGGAGCGGTCGTGCAGCGTATCCCCTACATCGGCCACGGCTGGTACCTCGTGCGACGGACGGTCTCCTACCTGCTCGCGCTGCTGCTGTTCCTGCTGCTGGGCGGCATGGTCGCGGGCGTGCTCAGCCTCGTCGCCAAGCCGCTCGGGCTGGTTGCAGGGGTGATTGCGCTCGTCATCGCGATCGTCGCCGTCGCGCGCATCTGGCGGCGCAGCGAGACGGAGTGGCCGCCGGAGCAGCCCTCGCCGCTGACCAGCCAGCTCGCGCGGGAGAACACCGCCCGCAACCCAGGCCGCACGGCGGTCACCTCGTCATCGCTGATGATCGGCGTCGCCCTCGTCGTCTTCGTCGCCGTGTTCGTCAACGGCTTCAAGGACTCGTTCCTGGGGGCGCTCGACAACTCGGTCAGCAGCGACCTGATCATCCAGTCCAACAGCTTCTCGGCGATCCCCAAGGAAGCTGTGCCGGCGCTGCAGGCCGTGCCGCAGGTCGAGACGGCCACCGGCGTGCAGTTCACCGAGGCACGGATCAACAACGGCGGGACGGACACGGTGAACGGGATCGACCCGGGCGACATCAACCAGGTCTACCGCTTCAACTGGCAGAAGGGGTCGGACGCCGTGCTCGGCAGATTCCAGGGCAACAAGGCGCTGGTCGAGGAGCAGTTCGCCAAGTCGCACAACCTCGACATCGGCAGCCGGTTCCGCCTCACGAGCATCGAGGGAACGAAGCTGACCCTCACGGTGGCCGGCCAGTACAAGGATCCGAACCTGATGCCCGGCGTCACCATCCCGGCCGATACGTTCGACACCTGGACGACGAACAACGATCCGGCCCTGATCCTCGCCACCTTCCGGCCCGACGTCAGCACGGCCGACGGCAAAGCGGCCGCGAAGCAGGCGCTGAGGCAGTTCCCGGTTGCGGAGGTGCGGACGAACGCGGAGTACAAGTCGAACATCCAGGATCAGGTAAACGGCTTCCTGTACTTCCTCTACGTGCTGCTCGCGATGATCGGCATCATCTCGCTGGTCGGCATCATCAACACGCTGGCGCTGTCGGTGTTCGAGCGGACGCGGGAGATCGGGATGCTGCGGGCCGTCGGGACGACCCGGCGGCAGCTGCGCCGGACGGTGCGCTACGAGAGCGTGATCACGTCGGTGATCGGCGGGCTGCTCGGCGTCGCCGTCGGGCTCGTGTTCGGCTGGATCCTGACGAAGGGCCTGAGCGACCAGGGCATCAAGTTCTCGGTGCCGGTCTCGTTCATCATCGTCGTGCTGATCGTGGCGGCCCTCGCGGGCGTCGTGGCGGCGATCATGCCGGCCCGCCGCGCGGCGCGGCTCGACGTGCTCGAGGCGCTGCAGTACGAATGA
- a CDS encoding TOBE-like domain-containing protein — translation MAITALNVTKRFGDFVALDDVSLEIPDGSLTALLGPSGSGKSTLLRVIAGLEEPDTGSVSLNGRDVSRLPAHRRDVGFVFQHYAAFKHMTVAKNIAFGLEIRKRPKAEIRRRVAELIELVHLDGLGDRYPSQLSGGQRQRMALARALAVEPEVLLLDEPFGALDARVRKDLREWLRRLHDEVHVTTVIVTHDQEEAMEVADSVVVMHKGRIEQEGPPRELYEHPVNRFVMSFVGPVSELGDALVRPHDIEIRHAPNGTTQSAVVERVVHLGFEVRVILALDSGEQLTAQLTRGEAAELGIEQGSSVFVRPRAARRFAEPEPA, via the coding sequence ATGGCGATCACCGCACTCAACGTGACCAAGAGGTTCGGCGATTTCGTCGCGCTGGACGACGTCTCACTCGAGATCCCGGACGGCTCCCTGACGGCCCTGCTCGGTCCTTCGGGCAGCGGCAAGTCGACGCTGCTCCGCGTCATCGCCGGGCTGGAGGAGCCGGATACCGGGTCCGTCAGCCTGAACGGCCGCGATGTGTCCCGGCTGCCGGCGCACCGCCGCGACGTCGGCTTCGTGTTCCAGCACTACGCCGCGTTCAAGCACATGACGGTGGCGAAGAACATCGCGTTCGGCCTCGAGATCCGGAAGCGGCCGAAGGCCGAGATCCGCCGCCGCGTGGCGGAGCTGATCGAGCTCGTCCACCTGGACGGCCTCGGCGACCGGTACCCCTCGCAGCTCTCCGGTGGCCAGCGCCAGCGCATGGCGCTGGCCCGTGCGCTGGCGGTTGAGCCGGAGGTGCTGCTCCTGGATGAGCCGTTCGGCGCGCTCGACGCACGCGTCCGCAAGGACCTGCGCGAGTGGCTGCGCCGGCTGCACGACGAGGTGCACGTGACGACCGTGATCGTCACGCACGACCAGGAGGAGGCGATGGAGGTGGCCGACTCGGTCGTCGTCATGCACAAGGGCCGGATCGAGCAGGAGGGCCCGCCGCGCGAGCTGTACGAGCATCCGGTGAACCGGTTCGTGATGAGCTTCGTCGGCCCGGTCAGCGAGCTGGGCGATGCGCTCGTCAGACCGCACGACATCGAGATCCGCCACGCTCCCAACGGCACCACGCAGTCGGCCGTCGTCGAGCGCGTCGTCCACCTCGGTTTCGAGGTGCGCGTGATCCTGGCGCTCGACAGCGGCGAGCAGCTGACCGCTCAGCTCACGCGCGGCGAAGCGGCCGAGCTCGGGATCGAGCAGGGCAGCTCGGTGTTCGTGCGGCCGCGCGCCGCCCGCCGGTTCGCGGAGCCGGAGCCGGCCTGA
- a CDS encoding sulfate ABC transporter permease subunit, with product MIARWGLRIVALGYLGLLLVVPVGMILWHTFKDGFSPFWTAISQPDAVHALRLTVEIAAIVVPLNTLFGIVIAIMLVRHRFPGATVVNAILALPFALSPVVVGLALILTYGETGWFGSDLAQQGITVIFSLPGMVLATMFVSLPFVAREVMPVLREIGQEQEQAAATLGAGAFTTFRRITLPAIRWGVIYGVILTTARAIGEYGAVAVVSGNVIGGSESATVYVSRSYESFDKQGAYSVSVVLAMIALATVLLMTLFKPRSEA from the coding sequence ATGATCGCTAGATGGGGCCTGCGCATCGTCGCGCTCGGCTACCTGGGACTGCTCCTGGTCGTGCCCGTCGGCATGATCCTGTGGCACACCTTCAAGGACGGCTTCAGCCCGTTCTGGACGGCGATCAGCCAGCCCGACGCGGTGCACGCGCTGCGGCTGACGGTCGAGATCGCCGCCATCGTCGTGCCGCTGAACACGCTGTTTGGGATCGTCATCGCGATCATGCTCGTGCGCCACCGGTTCCCGGGCGCGACGGTGGTCAATGCGATCCTCGCCCTGCCGTTCGCGCTCTCGCCGGTCGTCGTCGGCCTGGCGCTGATCCTGACCTACGGCGAGACCGGCTGGTTCGGCTCCGACCTGGCGCAGCAGGGAATCACGGTGATCTTCTCGCTGCCCGGCATGGTGCTGGCGACGATGTTCGTATCGCTGCCGTTCGTCGCCCGCGAGGTGATGCCGGTGCTCAGAGAGATCGGGCAGGAGCAGGAGCAGGCGGCCGCCACGCTCGGCGCCGGCGCGTTCACGACGTTTCGCCGCATCACGCTGCCGGCCATTCGCTGGGGCGTCATCTACGGCGTGATCCTGACGACGGCACGGGCGATCGGCGAGTACGGCGCCGTGGCCGTCGTCTCGGGCAACGTGATCGGCGGCTCGGAGTCGGCCACCGTCTACGTGTCCCGCTCCTACGAGAGCTTCGACAAGCAGGGCGCCTACTCGGTGTCCGTGGTGCTCGCGATGATCGCGCTCGCCACCGTGCTGCTGATGACCCTGTTCAAACCGCGTTCGGAGGCATAG